The following proteins come from a genomic window of Sphaerisporangium rubeum:
- the ctaD gene encoding cytochrome c oxidase subunit I, whose amino-acid sequence MKWAASTDHKVIGNLYLVTAFVFFLIAGFLAMLIRAELFAPGLQVAGAKQYNEYFTIHGTLMLLLFATPLFAGFANAIMPLQIGAPDVAFPRLNMLSYWLFLFGGLIVVAGFVTANGAADFGWTAYTPLSRQQYSQGHGGDFWIMGLVMSGLGTILGAVNFITTIITMRAPGLTMFRMPIFTWNTLLTSMLVLLAFPVLAAALMALEIDRRLGSHIYDPETGGVLLWQHLFWFFGHPEVYIVALPFFGIITEVLPVFSRKPVFGYIGLVGATMAISGLSAVVWAHHMFVTGHVLLPFFSFMSFLIAVPTGVKFFNWVGTMWRGQLVFPTPMLFAVGFLVTFLFGGLTGVILASPPLDFHVSDSYFVVAHFHYVLFGTVVFAMFSGFYFWWPKLTGRMLDDRLGKWHFWTLFVGFHVTFFVQHLLGAEGMPRRYADYPAEGNLVLLNEISTAGAFLLGASTLPFIWNVVKTWRRGEKVTVDDPWGHGNSLEWATSCPPPRHNFVRIPPIRSERPAFDLHYSLRPIPVRMEHEE is encoded by the coding sequence ATGAAATGGGCCGCGTCGACCGACCACAAGGTGATCGGGAACCTTTATCTGGTCACGGCGTTCGTGTTCTTCCTGATCGCGGGGTTCCTCGCGATGCTGATCAGAGCGGAGTTGTTCGCACCGGGCCTCCAGGTGGCCGGCGCCAAGCAGTACAACGAGTACTTCACCATCCACGGCACATTGATGCTGCTGCTCTTCGCCACCCCGTTGTTCGCGGGATTCGCCAACGCCATCATGCCGTTGCAGATCGGCGCGCCGGATGTGGCGTTCCCCCGGCTCAACATGCTCAGCTACTGGCTGTTCCTGTTCGGCGGCCTGATCGTGGTGGCGGGTTTCGTGACGGCGAACGGCGCCGCGGACTTCGGCTGGACGGCGTACACGCCGCTGTCGCGGCAGCAGTACTCCCAGGGCCACGGAGGCGACTTCTGGATCATGGGGCTGGTCATGTCGGGCCTCGGGACCATCCTCGGCGCGGTCAACTTCATCACCACGATCATCACGATGCGCGCACCCGGCTTGACGATGTTCCGGATGCCGATCTTCACGTGGAACACGCTGCTCACCAGCATGCTGGTGCTGCTGGCGTTCCCGGTGCTCGCGGCGGCGCTGATGGCGCTGGAGATCGACCGCAGGCTCGGCTCGCACATCTACGACCCGGAGACCGGCGGTGTGCTGCTGTGGCAGCACCTGTTCTGGTTCTTCGGCCATCCCGAGGTGTACATCGTGGCGTTGCCGTTCTTCGGCATCATCACCGAGGTGCTGCCGGTGTTCAGCCGCAAACCGGTGTTCGGCTACATCGGCCTGGTCGGCGCGACCATGGCGATCAGCGGCCTGTCGGCGGTGGTGTGGGCCCACCACATGTTCGTCACGGGCCACGTGCTGCTGCCGTTCTTCTCGTTCATGTCGTTCCTCATCGCCGTGCCGACGGGGGTGAAGTTCTTCAACTGGGTCGGCACGATGTGGCGGGGACAGCTCGTGTTCCCGACGCCGATGCTGTTCGCGGTGGGGTTCCTCGTGACGTTCCTGTTCGGCGGCCTGACCGGGGTGATCCTGGCGTCGCCGCCGCTGGACTTCCACGTGAGCGACAGCTATTTCGTGGTGGCGCACTTCCACTACGTGCTGTTCGGCACGGTGGTGTTCGCCATGTTCTCCGGCTTCTACTTCTGGTGGCCGAAGCTGACGGGACGGATGCTGGACGACCGGCTCGGCAAGTGGCACTTCTGGACGCTGTTCGTCGGTTTCCACGTCACGTTCTTCGTGCAGCACCTGCTCGGCGCGGAAGGCATGCCGCGCCGCTACGCCGACTATCCGGCCGAGGGGAACCTCGTGCTGCTGAACGAGATCTCGACCGCCGGCGCGTTCCTGCTCGGCGCGTCCACCCTGCCGTTCATCTGGAACGTCGTGAAGACGTGGCGGCGTGGCGAGAAGGTGACCGTGGACGACCCGTGGGGTCACGGCAACTCGCTGGAGTGGGCCACGTCCTGTCCGCCGCCGCGGCACAACTTCGTCAGGATCCCGCCGATCCGCTCCGAGCGTCCGGCGTTCGACCTGCACTACTCCTTGCGTCCGATCCCGGTGCGGATGGAACACGAGGAGTAG
- the leuA gene encoding 2-isopropylmalate synthase, protein MFPEQQPSQMPYQRYESYAPVRLKDRTWPDRVIDRAPRWCAVDLRDGNQALIDPMDSHRKLQMFELLVRMGYKEIEVGFPAASQTDFDFIRRIIEEDRVPGDVVIQVLTQARAELIERTFESLRGAKQAIVHLYNSTSTLQRRVVFGQDKDGITAIAVEGAKLCKKLAGQMTDTTIFFQYSPESFTGTELEYAVEVCDAVNDVWQPTPDHKTVINLPATVEMATPNVYADQIEWMHRNLRYRDSIVLSLHPHNDRGTAVAAAELGYQAGADRIEGCLFGNGERTGNVCLVTLGMNLFSQGIDPQIGFGDIDEIRRVVEYCNQLPVHPRHPYGGELVYTAFSGSHQDAIKKGLEHLERDAATAGVPVDDFAWAVPYLPIDPKDVGRTYEAVIRVNSQSGKGGVAYIMKAEHGFDLPRRLQIEFSGVIQSRTDTQGGEVTAAEMWTIFRDEFLPDPTRPWGRFALLAHRNVSKVDEKDMISVDIRMDGEIRELEGVGNGPISAFVDALSRVGVDIRVLDYSEHAMSSGSDARAAAYVECQVADQTLWGIGVDANTVTASLKAILSAVNRAHRT, encoded by the coding sequence ATGTTTCCGGAGCAGCAGCCCAGCCAGATGCCGTACCAGCGCTACGAGTCGTACGCACCGGTACGCCTGAAAGACCGCACCTGGCCTGATCGTGTGATCGACCGGGCACCCCGCTGGTGCGCGGTCGATCTGCGCGACGGCAACCAGGCCCTGATCGATCCCATGGACTCCCACCGCAAGCTGCAGATGTTCGAGCTGCTGGTGCGCATGGGCTACAAGGAGATCGAGGTCGGCTTCCCCGCCGCCTCACAGACCGACTTCGACTTCATCCGCCGCATCATCGAAGAGGACCGCGTCCCCGGCGACGTGGTGATCCAGGTCCTCACGCAGGCGCGGGCCGAACTGATCGAGCGGACCTTCGAGTCGCTGCGCGGCGCCAAGCAGGCCATCGTCCACCTGTACAACTCGACCTCCACGCTGCAGCGCCGCGTCGTGTTCGGACAGGACAAGGACGGCATCACGGCCATCGCCGTCGAAGGCGCCAAACTGTGCAAGAAGCTCGCCGGCCAGATGACCGACACCACGATCTTCTTCCAGTACTCACCCGAGTCCTTCACCGGCACCGAGCTGGAGTACGCCGTCGAGGTCTGCGACGCCGTCAACGACGTGTGGCAGCCCACCCCCGACCACAAGACCGTCATCAACCTGCCGGCGACCGTCGAGATGGCCACCCCGAACGTCTACGCCGACCAGATCGAATGGATGCACCGCAACCTGCGGTACCGCGACTCCATCGTGCTGTCGCTGCACCCCCACAACGACCGCGGCACCGCCGTCGCCGCCGCCGAGCTCGGCTACCAGGCCGGCGCCGACCGCATCGAAGGCTGCCTGTTCGGCAACGGCGAGCGCACCGGCAACGTCTGCCTGGTCACCCTCGGCATGAACCTGTTCTCCCAAGGCATCGACCCGCAGATCGGCTTCGGCGACATCGACGAGATCCGCCGCGTCGTCGAATACTGCAACCAGCTCCCCGTCCACCCGCGCCACCCCTACGGCGGCGAACTGGTGTACACCGCCTTCTCCGGCTCCCACCAGGACGCCATCAAGAAGGGCCTGGAACACCTGGAGCGCGACGCCGCCACCGCCGGCGTCCCCGTCGACGACTTCGCCTGGGCCGTGCCGTACCTGCCGATCGACCCCAAGGACGTCGGCCGCACCTACGAAGCCGTCATCCGCGTCAACAGCCAGTCCGGCAAGGGTGGCGTCGCGTACATCATGAAGGCCGAACACGGCTTCGACCTGCCTCGCCGCCTGCAGATCGAGTTCTCCGGCGTCATCCAGTCCCGCACCGACACCCAGGGTGGCGAGGTCACCGCCGCCGAGATGTGGACCATCTTCCGCGACGAGTTCCTCCCCGACCCCACCCGTCCCTGGGGCCGCTTCGCACTCCTGGCCCACCGCAACGTCTCCAAGGTCGACGAGAAGGACATGATCAGCGTCGACATCCGCATGGACGGCGAGATCCGCGAACTCGAAGGCGTAGGCAACGGCCCCATCTCCGCCTTCGTGGACGCGCTGAGCCGCGTAGGCGTCGACATCCGCGTCCTCGACTACAGCGAACACGCCATGAGCTCCGGCTCCGACGCCAGAGCCGCCGCCTACGTCGAATGCCAGGTAGCCGACCAAACCCTCTGGGGCATCGGCGTAGACGCCAACACCGTAACCGCCTCCCTCAAAGCCATCCTCTCCGCCGTGAACCGAGCCCACCGCACCTGA
- a CDS encoding ATP-binding cassette domain-containing protein, translating to MIEVRQISKRYGDVTAVDRLTFDVRPGVVTGFLGPNGAGKTTTMRMILGLDAPTAGDALVLGVRYADLPAPMRAVGALLDAGAAHPRRTARDHLVCLADSNGIGRRRVDEVLGLTGLSAVAGRGAGTFSLGMRQRLGIAAALLGDPAVLVLDEPVNGLDPEGILWIRTLMRDLAAEGRTVLVSSHLMSEMAVTADHLVMIGRGRLIADISVEDVLRSREVLVRTPEARRFAGALTAMGAAVRQDGEELTVAGVSAEEVGRLAAAEGVVLHELTPRRTSLEDAFMALTRDGVEFGAAR from the coding sequence GTGATCGAGGTAAGGCAGATCAGCAAGCGGTACGGCGACGTCACGGCGGTGGACCGGCTCACGTTCGACGTACGGCCGGGGGTGGTCACCGGCTTCCTCGGGCCGAACGGCGCAGGCAAGACGACCACCATGCGAATGATCCTCGGGCTGGACGCACCCACCGCCGGTGACGCGCTCGTGCTCGGGGTCCGGTACGCGGACCTGCCGGCGCCGATGCGGGCCGTCGGCGCGCTGCTGGACGCCGGTGCGGCGCACCCCCGCCGTACCGCACGCGATCACCTGGTGTGCCTGGCCGACAGCAACGGCATCGGCCGCCGCCGGGTGGACGAAGTGCTGGGGCTCACCGGGTTGTCGGCGGTGGCGGGCCGCGGAGCGGGGACGTTCTCGCTCGGCATGCGGCAGCGGCTCGGCATCGCGGCGGCCCTGCTCGGGGACCCCGCGGTGCTCGTGCTCGACGAGCCGGTCAACGGCCTCGACCCTGAAGGAATCCTGTGGATCCGCACGTTGATGCGCGACCTCGCCGCCGAGGGCCGCACGGTGCTGGTGTCCAGTCACCTGATGAGCGAGATGGCGGTCACCGCCGACCACCTCGTCATGATCGGCCGCGGCCGGCTGATCGCGGACATCTCTGTCGAGGACGTCCTGCGGTCCCGCGAGGTCCTGGTCCGCACCCCCGAGGCCCGGCGGTTCGCCGGTGCGCTGACCGCCATGGGTGCGGCGGTGCGGCAGGACGGCGAGGAGCTGACCGTCGCGGGGGTGTCCGCCGAGGAGGTGGGACGGCTCGCCGCGGCGGAAGGCGTCGTCCTGCACGAGCTGACGCCGCGCCGCACGTCCCTGGAGGACGCCTTCATGGCCCTGACCCGCGACGGCGTCGAGTTCGGAGCGGCGCGATGA
- the urtD gene encoding urea ABC transporter ATP-binding protein UrtD, with translation MSDGALLEVRDLSVVFDGFRAIDGIDLTVQHGELRFLIGPNGAGKTTLVDVITGLTKPATGTVRFEGADLVGRKEHEIVRMGVGRTFQTSVVFEKLTVVENLDLAASFRRPLWSLIRRRRGVSDAVAAAMEITGLDVLAERPAGVLSHGQRQWLEIGMLIAQGPRLLLLDEPVAGMSADERSRTGQLLTEIAKDHTVIVIEHDMEFLRRYASQVTVLHEGKVLTEGSVDEVRADPLVQEVYLGRAREDAAVVPEEHAAAVATTAGEVT, from the coding sequence ATGAGCGACGGCGCGTTGCTGGAGGTACGTGACCTTTCGGTGGTTTTCGACGGCTTCCGCGCCATCGACGGCATCGACCTCACCGTCCAGCACGGGGAGCTACGGTTCCTCATCGGCCCGAACGGCGCCGGCAAGACCACGCTGGTGGACGTCATCACCGGCCTGACCAAGCCGGCGACCGGCACCGTGCGGTTCGAAGGCGCCGACCTGGTGGGCCGCAAGGAACACGAGATCGTCCGCATGGGTGTGGGCCGCACGTTCCAGACGTCGGTGGTGTTCGAGAAGCTCACGGTCGTGGAGAACCTCGACCTCGCCGCGTCGTTCCGCAGGCCGCTGTGGTCGCTCATCAGACGGCGGCGCGGGGTGTCCGACGCCGTCGCTGCCGCCATGGAGATCACCGGCCTCGACGTGCTGGCCGAACGGCCCGCCGGGGTGCTGTCGCACGGCCAGCGGCAGTGGCTGGAGATCGGCATGCTCATCGCGCAGGGGCCCCGGCTGCTGCTGCTCGACGAGCCGGTGGCCGGCATGTCGGCCGACGAGCGGTCCCGCACCGGCCAGTTGCTCACCGAGATCGCCAAGGACCACACGGTCATCGTGATCGAGCACGACATGGAGTTCCTGCGGCGCTACGCCTCGCAGGTCACCGTCCTGCACGAAGGCAAGGTGCTCACCGAGGGCTCGGTGGACGAGGTGCGCGCCGACCCGCTGGTGCAGGAGGTCTACCTCGGCAGGGCCAGGGAGGACGCCGCCGTGGTACCCGAGGAACACGCGGCGGCGGTCGCCACGACCGCCGGGGAGGTGACGTGA
- the urtC gene encoding urea ABC transporter permease subunit UrtC, giving the protein MTTTVRDDVTVAAPPPGPSLTSRLRGPAVFATIAVIALVVAPLLLEPFRLGLLAKYLCYAIVALGIGLAWGQGGMLTLGQGVFFGLGGYAMGMYLKLHDAGGDLPDFMVWSGVERLPSLWVPFENPVFAIFFAVAGPVLLAVLLGALVFRQRVRGAYFAILTQALAAALVILLVGQQGLTGGTNGLTNFFELFGQDLAADGTQRGLYIVVAAVLLVLYVLAWQMVRSRFGRLLIAVRDGEDRVRFLGYNPATVKTLTFAVSAGMAGLAGALFVPVVGIISPALLGVVPSLELVVAVAVGGRFALAGAILGAVVMGYAKTSFSEQFADGWLYLQGALFILVMTLAPKGIFGVAAAARDLVTSRRRRPA; this is encoded by the coding sequence ATGACGACGACCGTGCGCGACGACGTGACCGTCGCGGCCCCGCCACCGGGGCCGTCCCTCACCAGCCGGCTGCGCGGCCCCGCCGTGTTCGCCACCATCGCGGTCATCGCGCTGGTGGTGGCCCCGCTGCTTCTCGAACCGTTCCGCCTCGGGCTGCTCGCCAAGTACCTGTGCTACGCCATCGTGGCCCTCGGCATCGGCCTGGCGTGGGGTCAGGGTGGCATGCTGACCCTCGGCCAGGGGGTGTTCTTCGGGCTCGGCGGCTACGCCATGGGGATGTACCTCAAGCTGCACGACGCCGGGGGAGACCTGCCGGACTTCATGGTGTGGAGCGGCGTCGAGCGGCTGCCGTCGCTGTGGGTGCCGTTCGAGAACCCCGTGTTCGCGATCTTCTTCGCGGTGGCGGGTCCCGTGCTGCTCGCGGTGCTGCTCGGCGCGCTGGTGTTCCGGCAGCGGGTGCGCGGCGCGTACTTCGCCATCCTCACCCAGGCGCTCGCCGCGGCCCTGGTGATCCTGCTCGTCGGCCAGCAGGGGCTCACCGGCGGCACCAACGGCCTCACCAACTTCTTCGAGCTGTTCGGCCAGGACCTCGCCGCCGACGGCACGCAGCGCGGGCTGTACATCGTGGTCGCGGCCGTGCTGCTGGTGCTGTACGTGCTGGCCTGGCAGATGGTGCGCAGCAGGTTCGGCCGGCTGCTCATCGCGGTGCGCGACGGCGAGGACCGCGTGCGGTTCCTCGGCTACAACCCCGCGACCGTCAAGACCCTCACGTTCGCGGTGTCCGCCGGCATGGCGGGCCTGGCCGGCGCGCTGTTCGTGCCGGTCGTCGGCATCATCTCGCCGGCGCTGCTCGGCGTGGTGCCGTCACTGGAGCTGGTCGTCGCGGTCGCGGTCGGCGGCCGGTTCGCGCTCGCCGGGGCCATCCTCGGCGCGGTGGTCATGGGGTACGCCAAGACGTCGTTCAGCGAGCAGTTCGCCGACGGCTGGCTGTACCTGCAGGGGGCCCTGTTCATCCTGGTCATGACGCTCGCCCCCAAGGGCATCTTCGGGGTCGCCGCCGCGGCGCGCGACCTCGTCACGTCGCGGAGGAGGCGGCCCGCATGA
- a CDS encoding response regulator transcription factor, translated as MTDTGSSGEERLLVVDDEPTVRELLAATLRFAGFTVTSAATGTEALEAARADRPALVLLDVMLPDLDGFQVVRRIRDLARPPIPVLFLTARDSPQDKVTGLTLGGDDYVTKPFDLEELIARIRAILRRTGTPEAATLTVGDLELDPEAHQVRRAGTPVRLSPTEFRLLHHLVLNAGRVVSKAQILDSVWQYDFAGDTSIVDTYISYLRRKLDPTGPRLIHTVHGVGYILRKPR; from the coding sequence ATGACGGACACCGGGAGTTCCGGCGAGGAACGGCTGCTGGTCGTGGACGACGAACCCACGGTGCGCGAACTGCTGGCCGCGACCCTGCGTTTCGCCGGTTTCACGGTGACGTCCGCCGCCACCGGCACCGAAGCCCTGGAGGCGGCACGCGCCGACCGTCCCGCGCTGGTGCTGCTCGACGTCATGCTGCCGGATCTCGACGGCTTCCAGGTCGTCCGCCGCATCCGCGACCTGGCCCGCCCCCCGATCCCCGTCCTGTTCCTCACCGCGCGCGACTCCCCGCAGGACAAGGTCACCGGCCTCACCCTCGGCGGCGACGACTACGTCACCAAGCCCTTCGACCTGGAGGAACTGATAGCCCGCATCCGCGCCATCCTCCGCCGCACCGGCACCCCCGAAGCCGCCACCCTGACCGTCGGCGACCTGGAACTCGACCCCGAGGCCCACCAGGTCCGCCGCGCCGGCACCCCCGTCCGCCTGTCACCCACCGAGTTCCGCCTCCTGCACCACCTCGTCCTCAACGCCGGCCGCGTCGTCTCCAAGGCACAGATCCTCGACAGCGTCTGGCAGTACGACTTCGCCGGCGACACCAGCATCGTCGACACCTACATCAGCTACCTCCGCCGCAAACTCGACCCCACCGGCCCCCGCCTCATCCACACCGTCCACGGCGTCGGCTACATCCTCCGCAAACCCCGATGA
- a CDS encoding DUF2630 family protein: MQDGEIFSKIKDLVAEEHTLRERVSAGEVSSEDERSRMRHLEESLDQCWDLLRQRKARREFGEDPEQAAARPVSEVENYQQ, encoded by the coding sequence ATGCAGGACGGGGAGATCTTCTCGAAGATCAAGGACCTGGTCGCGGAGGAGCACACGCTGCGGGAGCGGGTGTCGGCCGGCGAGGTGTCGTCGGAGGACGAGCGGAGCCGGATGCGGCACCTGGAGGAGTCCCTGGACCAGTGCTGGGACCTGCTGCGCCAGCGCAAGGCCCGCCGCGAGTTCGGCGAGGACCCCGAGCAGGCGGCGGCACGGCCGGTCAGCGAGGTCGAGAACTACCAGCAGTGA
- a CDS encoding ABC transporter permease subunit, producing the protein MTATRNGTGWDLASVTARGRVRPVDVVRSEWSKARTLRSTWYTLPGLVIVGALLTLLFANAARRGQADPEADPFEWVFRGLLILQLIAGYLGARAVTVEYATGTLGGSLTAVPRRGRILAAKAVVYAAMALVAGWVTAVTMFLIGRTVLTARGLPFYAVTDPGVARALAGVGLYMAVMSLFGLAIGVLVRTTAGAVTVLFLVSLLIPVLSQLYPAWLATFVVKYFPTTAGVRLLTVKDDPALLAPWPGFAVFCAYTVVLLAVAYVVFRRRDA; encoded by the coding sequence ATGACCGCCACGAGGAACGGGACCGGATGGGACCTCGCGTCCGTCACGGCGCGCGGCCGGGTCAGGCCGGTGGATGTCGTGCGCTCGGAGTGGTCCAAGGCACGCACGTTGCGGTCCACCTGGTACACGCTGCCGGGGCTCGTCATCGTGGGTGCGCTGCTCACCTTACTGTTCGCGAACGCCGCACGCCGGGGTCAGGCGGACCCCGAGGCGGACCCGTTCGAGTGGGTGTTCCGAGGGCTGCTCATCCTGCAGCTCATCGCCGGATACCTCGGTGCCAGAGCGGTCACCGTCGAGTACGCGACCGGCACCCTGGGGGGCTCCCTCACGGCGGTCCCACGCCGGGGACGGATCCTCGCGGCGAAGGCGGTGGTGTACGCGGCCATGGCGCTGGTCGCGGGCTGGGTCACCGCGGTGACCATGTTCCTCATCGGCCGCACCGTGCTCACCGCCAGGGGCCTGCCGTTCTACGCCGTCACCGACCCTGGGGTGGCGCGGGCCCTCGCCGGCGTCGGCCTGTACATGGCGGTGATGAGCCTGTTCGGTCTCGCGATCGGCGTCCTGGTCCGCACGACCGCCGGAGCCGTCACCGTCCTGTTCCTGGTGTCCCTGCTCATCCCGGTCCTGTCGCAGCTCTACCCGGCCTGGCTGGCGACGTTCGTGGTGAAGTACTTCCCGACGACGGCCGGCGTCCGGCTCCTCACCGTGAAGGACGACCCCGCGCTGCTCGCGCCATGGCCCGGTTTCGCGGTGTTCTGCGCGTACACCGTGGTGCTGCTGGCCGTCGCGTACGTGGTGTTCCGCCGCCGCGACGCGTGA
- the urtE gene encoding urea ABC transporter ATP-binding subunit UrtE, producing MLSVRDLEAGYGRARVLFGVSFDVAPGSLVCVMGRNGVGKTTLLNTVMGVLPATAGTVTFEGTDVTRMPPHERVRLGLGYVPQGHETFPQLSVMGNLLVTLEASPHRDASAIDEALEVFPRLKPLLKRRAGFLSGGQQQQLAMARALVTRPKLLILDEPTEGIQPSIILEIEEAIERLHASGLAVLLVEQYLDLALRLADRFLILDAGHVVRDGTADDLHDEEVHRLLAV from the coding sequence ATGTTGTCGGTCCGCGACCTCGAAGCGGGGTACGGCAGAGCGCGCGTGCTGTTCGGCGTGTCGTTCGACGTGGCCCCCGGCAGCCTGGTGTGCGTCATGGGCCGCAACGGCGTCGGCAAGACCACGCTGCTCAACACCGTGATGGGGGTGCTGCCGGCCACCGCGGGCACCGTCACGTTCGAGGGCACCGACGTGACCCGCATGCCGCCGCACGAGCGGGTGCGCCTCGGCCTCGGGTACGTCCCGCAGGGTCACGAGACGTTCCCGCAGCTCAGCGTGATGGGGAACCTGCTGGTCACGCTGGAGGCGTCACCGCACAGGGACGCCTCGGCCATCGACGAGGCCCTTGAGGTGTTCCCCCGGCTGAAGCCGCTGCTGAAACGGCGGGCCGGTTTCCTGTCCGGCGGCCAGCAGCAGCAGCTCGCCATGGCGCGTGCGCTGGTCACCCGGCCCAAGCTGCTCATCCTCGACGAACCCACCGAAGGCATCCAGCCGTCCATCATCCTGGAGATCGAGGAGGCCATCGAACGGCTGCACGCCTCGGGGCTCGCGGTGCTGCTCGTGGAGCAGTACCTCGACCTGGCGCTGCGGCTCGCCGACCGGTTCCTCATCCTGGACGCCGGTCACGTCGTGCGGGACGGCACCGCCGACGACCTGCACGACGAGGAGGTGCACCGGCTGCTCGCGGTGTGA
- a CDS encoding peptidase inhibitor family I36 protein, with product MSARRLTQALTAALITGAAVLTVTPANAMAPDDCAPGKICAWSEMFYRGKMAVLPAGAGCVNTEFPVYSMYNTYGTPGIPAVALMYTGRNCTGTLLFNVGPKERYPAFPAPALSAMLAW from the coding sequence ATGTCCGCACGCAGGCTCACCCAGGCCCTCACCGCAGCCCTGATCACGGGAGCCGCCGTCCTCACCGTGACCCCGGCGAACGCCATGGCCCCCGACGACTGCGCACCCGGCAAGATCTGCGCCTGGAGCGAGATGTTCTACCGAGGCAAGATGGCCGTACTCCCCGCAGGCGCCGGCTGCGTGAACACCGAGTTCCCCGTGTACTCCATGTACAACACCTACGGCACCCCCGGCATCCCGGCAGTAGCCCTGATGTACACCGGCCGCAACTGCACAGGCACCCTGCTGTTCAACGTAGGCCCCAAGGAGCGCTACCCGGCGTTCCCGGCCCCCGCGCTCAGCGCCATGCTCGCCTGGTAA
- a CDS encoding SGNH/GDSL hydrolase family protein has translation MTDPAGARWVHTWVAAPQLTEPDNMPPPPFTRDGLVLAGATLRQTVRVSAGGTRTRLRFSNAFGGAALPLTKAAVALPAGGRAGVAAVEPGTSRPVTFGGRPSVTIPVGAQAVSDPLDLAPAPRSNLTVTIHLAEGQASTAITSHPGSRTTSHIVGGDHVSRVDLTGATSTDHWYFLSGVEVLAPAGTAGLVVIGDSLTDGRGSTTNGNDRWPDRLADRLHASPSTRHVAVLNQAAGGNRVLDDGLGPSVLARLDRDLLALSGVRWLLLFEGVNDIGTAAATPGEQARVAADLIAAYEQIVTRAHAHGIPVYGGTITPFGGNDPGYDDPGGLRADTRQVVNHWIRTGGGFDAVVDFDRVIGDPADPRRIRPAYDTGDHLHLNPAGYQAVADAVPAALFR, from the coding sequence ATGACCGACCCGGCAGGCGCGCGCTGGGTGCACACCTGGGTGGCGGCGCCGCAGCTCACCGAGCCGGACAACATGCCTCCCCCGCCGTTCACCCGGGACGGTCTGGTGCTCGCCGGCGCCACGCTGCGCCAGACGGTACGCGTGTCGGCCGGCGGCACGCGGACGCGGCTGCGGTTCTCCAACGCCTTCGGCGGCGCCGCGCTGCCCCTCACCAAGGCCGCCGTGGCGCTCCCCGCAGGCGGCCGGGCCGGTGTGGCGGCCGTCGAGCCGGGGACGTCGCGTCCGGTGACCTTCGGCGGCCGGCCGTCGGTCACGATCCCGGTGGGTGCGCAGGCGGTGTCCGATCCGCTGGACCTCGCGCCGGCCCCGCGGTCGAACCTGACCGTGACGATCCACCTGGCCGAGGGCCAGGCGTCGACCGCCATCACCTCGCATCCCGGTTCGCGCACCACCTCGCACATCGTCGGCGGTGACCATGTCTCCCGCGTGGACCTGACCGGCGCGACGAGCACCGATCACTGGTACTTCCTCAGCGGCGTCGAGGTGCTGGCCCCGGCGGGGACGGCGGGCCTGGTCGTCATCGGCGACTCGCTGACCGACGGCCGGGGTTCCACCACCAACGGCAACGACCGCTGGCCCGACCGGCTCGCCGACCGCCTGCACGCGAGCCCGTCCACCCGCCACGTCGCCGTGCTCAACCAGGCGGCGGGTGGCAACCGTGTGCTGGACGACGGGCTCGGCCCGAGCGTGCTGGCGCGGCTGGACCGGGATCTGCTCGCGCTGAGCGGCGTGCGGTGGCTGCTGCTGTTCGAAGGGGTGAACGACATCGGGACGGCGGCGGCGACCCCCGGCGAGCAGGCGCGGGTCGCGGCCGACCTGATCGCGGCCTACGAGCAGATCGTCACGCGCGCGCACGCGCACGGGATCCCGGTGTACGGCGGCACGATCACACCGTTCGGCGGGAACGACCCCGGTTACGACGACCCCGGAGGGCTGCGTGCGGACACGCGCCAGGTCGTCAACCACTGGATCCGCACCGGCGGCGGCTTCGACGCCGTGGTCGACTTCGACCGGGTGATCGGTGATCCCGCGGACCCGCGCCGGATCCGGCCCGCGTACGACACCGGTGACCACCTGCACCTCAACCCGGCCGGTTATCAGGCGGTCGCCGACGCCGTCCCCGCGGCGCTGTTCCGCTGA